In Candidatus Methylomirabilota bacterium, the genomic window CAACGTGTTCAACCCCCGACGCGCCTACGACCACGTCGCCGACTTCTCCCTCTACGTCGACCGGACCTGCCGGGGGCGTGGGATCGGCCGTCGCCTCCTCGAGGCGCTGATCGCGCGTGCGCGGACGCTCGGCTATCACAAGCTCGTCCTGTCGGCATTCCCCTGGAACGAGGCGGGAACGACGGTGTATCGGCGGGCCGGCTTCCGGACGGTGGGGATCTACCGCGAGCAGGGCCTCCTGGATGGCCGCTGGGTCGACACCATCATCATGGAGAAGATCCTCGACGGCCCCAGCGCCCACTAGATCATGGGAGGGGGCCTCGACGGCCCCCTCCCAAACCCTCCCCCCGAGGGGGTGGCGTCGTCACAGGCGCTCGGAAGCGCTGCTCGACGCTCGGGGCGAGGTGCCGACCACCGAGGGCGGGGTGCATCGGGGAGTGCTCCGAGCGGCGACTTCGCCGCCGCCACGACGGGGGGGCATCGGGGGGGTCTTCCGAGACTCCCCCGAAATGACTACACGCGGCGACTGTGCTTCCAGATGGCGTCGTCGCGGAACTTCGCCTGCTCGCCCGGGGGCGCGAAGGTCCAGGTGAGGCGGACGTCCTCGTCGGAGGTGTTCACGACCCCGTGCGGCATGCCCTTGGGCACG contains:
- a CDS encoding GNAT family N-acetyltransferase, whose amino-acid sequence is NVFNPRRAYDHVADFSLYVDRTCRGRGIGRRLLEALIARARTLGYHKLVLSAFPWNEAGTTVYRRAGFRTVGIYREQGLLDGRWVDTIIMEKILDGPSAH